The Fimbriimonas ginsengisoli Gsoil 348 genome window below encodes:
- a CDS encoding DUF881 domain-containing protein, protein MNPFVTRINNQQWVVPVSLMCLLLGFMISLAWVGKETRNSRSAFLRADQRVRVSEALVDPEAYEQSVNEVKKLQEEKTKLENALSRNGTDSKVLNDSLQEMKSFAGLTEVEGPGVAVTLRDSGKTDTGFGGQVATNPDSVIHDQDVVHVVNELFASGAEAIAVNGHRVAGTTSFRCVGTTILVNDVKIASPIVVRALGDSDTLFGAMNMPGGALSQIRIFDPAMVQVEKVQMMRLPAYTGTTAKKWAKVVAPPQESKAAK, encoded by the coding sequence GTGAACCCTTTCGTTACGCGCATCAATAACCAGCAGTGGGTCGTTCCCGTGAGTCTCATGTGCCTACTCCTGGGCTTCATGATCTCGCTCGCCTGGGTGGGTAAGGAGACGCGAAACTCCCGGAGCGCCTTTTTACGCGCCGACCAGCGGGTCCGGGTTAGCGAGGCTTTGGTCGACCCCGAGGCATACGAGCAGAGCGTCAACGAAGTTAAGAAGCTTCAAGAAGAGAAGACGAAGCTGGAGAATGCTCTTTCCAGGAACGGCACGGATTCCAAGGTCCTCAACGATTCGCTTCAGGAGATGAAGAGCTTCGCTGGCTTAACCGAGGTCGAGGGGCCAGGCGTCGCCGTCACCTTGCGCGACAGCGGAAAAACTGACACCGGCTTCGGGGGCCAAGTCGCCACGAATCCCGACTCAGTGATTCACGACCAAGACGTGGTTCACGTCGTCAACGAGCTGTTCGCGTCCGGTGCGGAAGCGATCGCGGTGAACGGCCACCGAGTCGCCGGCACCACTTCGTTCCGTTGCGTCGGTACCACCATCCTGGTGAATGATGTTAAGATCGCTTCACCGATCGTCGTGCGGGCGCTCGGAGATAGCGATACCCTCTTTGGTGCAATGAACATGCCAGGCGGCGCCCTCAGCCAAATCAGAATTTTCGATCCGGCCATGGTTCAGGTCGAGAAAGTTCAGATGATGCGCCTGCCCGCGTACACCGGCACGACGGCGAAGAAGTGGGCGAAGGTCGTTGCCCCGCCGCAAGAATCAAAGGCGGCGAAATGA
- a CDS encoding cell division protein FtsQ/DivIB, producing the protein MRRSIRQRRQRLRPAPFLWLFLIVNLGFAAVDSRVTSVTHVEVHGARTDDRPRIDAILSELRGVPARRIHWRALETAVLREPSVRSVEFTRNSFGRGDLWLAYRQPVARFVGRPDFGLDAQGVLFVSPGISRDIPTLKLPNGGVPTLLTQGGNWDAVRIADLAQKIRAFSGSSGVGIEVDERGVVCLNMSAGRVVLGSCDDMEKKLSALKAHLADLSQVQELNLTRPDVPTVVPRKNASQEQVKLTP; encoded by the coding sequence ATGCGGCGAAGTATTAGGCAACGAAGGCAGCGGCTGCGTCCGGCCCCGTTCCTGTGGCTGTTCCTCATCGTCAACCTTGGTTTCGCCGCGGTCGACAGCCGGGTTACCTCAGTCACGCATGTAGAGGTTCACGGCGCGCGGACCGACGACCGCCCGCGCATCGACGCGATTTTGAGTGAGCTACGCGGCGTTCCCGCCCGGCGCATTCATTGGCGAGCATTGGAAACTGCGGTTCTTCGCGAGCCGTCGGTGCGAAGCGTCGAGTTCACTCGCAACTCCTTTGGTCGCGGCGATCTCTGGTTGGCTTACCGCCAACCGGTCGCCCGGTTCGTCGGCCGCCCCGATTTTGGGCTCGATGCCCAAGGGGTGCTCTTCGTTTCGCCCGGGATATCGAGGGATATTCCAACCCTGAAGCTGCCGAACGGCGGCGTTCCGACATTATTGACCCAAGGGGGCAATTGGGATGCGGTTCGGATTGCCGATCTGGCCCAAAAAATCCGCGCCTTTTCAGGTTCGAGCGGCGTAGGTATTGAGGTGGATGAGCGCGGCGTCGTGTGCTTAAATATGAGCGCCGGTCGCGTCGTCCTTGGGTCGTGCGACGATATGGAAAAGAAGCTGTCCGCCCTCAAGGCGCACCTCGCGGACCTTTCCCAAGTCCAAGAGCTAAACCTCACGAGGCCCGACGTTCCTACCGTGGTTCCCCGCAAGAACGCTTCGCAAGAGCAAGTGAAATTAACCCCGTGA
- a CDS encoding D-alanine--D-alanine ligase, protein MLSDAIDLDKSPEVAAARELGIQIFRRSQLLGWLLKGKKVIAVTGTHGKTTTTGMTGAGLIAAGLDPLVVVGAAIPEWGGPVRYGNGEYAVVEACEAYDALHDLDPYIVILTNLELDHVDFHGNYENLRASILRFVDRIPKEGGLVFCADDPGAEEVAKLTTARTFAYGHTGTWFRLAPDAGKSRPSASEAAGRTIGMSTPGEHNRLNGAGAFAASLLLNEHGLKVDPWQTMEGIFAFSGAERRLQLLRDGDFTVVDDYAHHPSEIHASLTALRERYAGRRLVVVFQPHLYSRTAPLIQEFADALSEADVVVLTDIYPAREDPMPGISSARIAEKISKPVHYVPSRHLLPRKVAKFAQEGDVIVGMGAGNISEFAPALVKELERPSVGALPPKSASIDDIGGGAPPLRRKVVVLYGGDSAEREVSLHSGRAIHAALQSRGYDSRLVDMTELLLGKGDLGQFIGAHRPDVAFLAVHGTHAEDGAIQGLLELLHIPYTGSGIQASAIAMDKAMTKQVLQSHGIRVPRGALLTDTDVPFDLRPPLIVKPNAQGSTVGLTFVEKPDDLCPALANAFAYDDSVLVEEWITGVEISVPVLIDRALPPVEIAPNSGRYDFASKYLPGATNEIIPARLPEKVLEEARQIAMKAHRALRCEGATRTDMMVRNAESESPEIFVLEINTLPGMTGTSLLPNSAAAAGIPFDQLCQTLLEDALRRDAAKY, encoded by the coding sequence ATCCTCAGCGACGCCATCGACCTCGACAAGTCCCCCGAAGTCGCCGCCGCCCGAGAGCTTGGGATTCAGATCTTCCGCCGGTCGCAACTTCTTGGTTGGCTGCTGAAGGGGAAGAAGGTCATCGCGGTTACCGGGACGCATGGGAAGACCACGACGACGGGCATGACGGGAGCCGGATTGATCGCGGCTGGGTTGGACCCATTGGTCGTGGTTGGGGCCGCCATCCCGGAGTGGGGTGGTCCCGTCCGCTATGGCAACGGCGAGTACGCCGTCGTGGAGGCATGCGAGGCGTACGACGCACTCCATGACCTCGACCCTTACATTGTGATCCTTACTAACCTGGAACTCGACCACGTCGACTTCCACGGAAACTATGAAAACCTACGAGCCAGCATTCTAAGGTTCGTAGATCGAATCCCAAAAGAAGGTGGTCTGGTCTTCTGCGCCGACGACCCGGGGGCCGAAGAGGTAGCGAAGCTGACCACAGCGCGAACTTTTGCCTACGGCCACACAGGAACTTGGTTCCGGCTGGCCCCTGACGCAGGAAAATCGAGACCCTCCGCCAGTGAGGCGGCGGGACGGACAATAGGGATGTCCACGCCGGGCGAGCATAACCGCCTGAACGGTGCCGGCGCCTTCGCAGCCAGCTTATTGCTAAACGAGCACGGATTGAAGGTCGATCCATGGCAGACGATGGAAGGGATTTTTGCCTTTAGCGGGGCCGAACGCCGGCTCCAGCTTCTACGAGACGGCGATTTCACCGTCGTCGACGACTACGCCCATCACCCTTCCGAAATTCACGCCTCGTTAACGGCGTTACGAGAGAGATATGCCGGACGCCGCTTGGTCGTCGTGTTCCAACCCCACCTCTACTCGCGGACCGCGCCGCTGATCCAGGAATTTGCCGACGCGCTCAGCGAGGCGGATGTGGTCGTCCTAACCGACATCTATCCGGCCCGCGAGGACCCGATGCCCGGCATCTCGTCCGCCCGTATCGCGGAGAAGATCTCGAAGCCGGTTCACTACGTTCCAAGCCGGCATCTGCTTCCTCGTAAAGTGGCCAAGTTTGCCCAAGAAGGGGATGTGATCGTCGGTATGGGCGCCGGCAATATCTCGGAGTTCGCCCCCGCCTTGGTCAAGGAGCTCGAGCGCCCTAGCGTTGGCGCCTTGCCTCCGAAATCTGCATCGATAGACGACATCGGAGGCGGGGCGCCTCCGCTACGGAGGAAAGTCGTCGTCCTCTACGGGGGCGACAGTGCGGAGAGAGAAGTTTCTCTCCACTCCGGACGCGCGATTCACGCGGCGCTCCAGTCACGCGGTTACGACTCGAGGCTTGTAGATATGACCGAGCTTCTACTGGGCAAGGGCGATTTGGGCCAATTCATCGGCGCGCACCGGCCGGATGTGGCTTTCCTCGCGGTCCATGGAACCCATGCCGAAGACGGCGCGATCCAGGGCCTGCTCGAACTGCTGCACATCCCGTACACCGGTTCGGGGATCCAGGCGAGCGCGATTGCGATGGACAAGGCAATGACGAAGCAGGTGCTGCAGAGCCACGGGATCCGGGTTCCGCGCGGAGCTCTGCTCACCGACACCGACGTTCCGTTCGATCTGCGCCCGCCCCTGATTGTCAAGCCGAACGCCCAAGGCTCTACGGTTGGCCTAACATTTGTGGAGAAGCCGGACGACCTTTGCCCGGCTCTGGCCAACGCCTTCGCTTACGACGACTCGGTCCTCGTTGAGGAATGGATCACCGGGGTCGAGATCTCGGTCCCGGTGCTTATCGATCGCGCGCTTCCGCCGGTCGAGATCGCGCCGAATTCGGGGCGCTACGACTTTGCGAGCAAATACCTGCCGGGCGCCACGAACGAGATCATCCCCGCCCGACTGCCCGAAAAGGTTCTGGAGGAAGCCAGGCAGATCGCGATGAAAGCACATCGCGCTCTGCGGTGCGAAGGGGCGACCCGTACCGACATGATGGTGCGCAACGCCGAATCGGAGTCTCCGGAAATCTTCGTTCTAGAGATCAACACGCTGCCCGGGATGACCGGAACCTCGCTCCTGCCGAACAGCGCCGCCGCCGCTGGAATACCATTCGACCAACTATGCCAGACCCTCTTGGAGGATGCGTTGAGGCGCGATGCGGCGAAGTATTAG
- a CDS encoding Mur ligase domain-containing protein, which yields MRKPSEIATAFAPRDALDGKTSFFLVGIGGAGMSALARLLRQRGLEVRGTDSTLSPEVERLREEGIEVHVGHSGEALRRGTGGPPVPRHSSSATPSTSTSPPKSPPPESLGFRSSAGRNFLVGC from the coding sequence ATGCGAAAGCCCTCCGAGATCGCCACCGCCTTCGCCCCTCGCGACGCCCTCGATGGCAAGACAAGCTTCTTCCTCGTCGGCATCGGAGGCGCGGGGATGAGCGCCCTCGCCCGCCTCCTTCGCCAGCGCGGCCTTGAGGTTCGCGGCACCGACTCCACCCTCTCTCCGGAAGTCGAGCGGCTTCGGGAGGAAGGGATCGAGGTGCATGTGGGGCATTCGGGGGAGGCGCTCCGCCGTGGCACGGGCGGCCCGCCCGTGCCACGGCACTCATCCTCAGCGACGCCATCGACCTCGACAAGTCCCCCGAAGTCGCCGCCGCCCGAGAGCTTGGGATTCAGATCTTCCGCCGGTCGCAACTTCTTGGTTGGCTGCTGA
- a CDS encoding UDP-N-acetylglucosamine--N-acetylmuramyl-(pentapeptide) pyrophosphoryl-undecaprenol N-acetylglucosamine transferase: protein MRLVVTGGGTGGHIYPALEVARLASERGTEIRYLGSLRGQESAACAARGISFLGFPSEPLWSLKTFGGWRALLALQRSRGMARRALRADRPDVVFSTGGFSAGPVVAAARDLGIPYIVHSADSVPPRSSAMFARQAFAFTTVFRSTEKFFTERPVTRTGQPIRDELRSAAATERPEGEPTVLVIGGSQGAEFLNTYVPLAAATGRFQARVIHATGPKHLEVTLDRIRKAGLGETYQAVPYLEAPALIQAMRSATVVVARAGGTLAELALFGLPTVLVPLPTSANDHQLHNAREFQAMEAATVLWQPDERRHPAPEARPEAIAEAIAGWLSDAPRREAARHNLKEWDVPDATARIVSLIEQAAQSRNA from the coding sequence ATGCGCCTAGTCGTCACTGGCGGGGGGACGGGCGGGCATATCTATCCCGCCCTCGAGGTGGCGCGCCTTGCCAGTGAGCGGGGAACGGAGATCCGCTATCTCGGTTCGCTCCGGGGGCAGGAATCGGCGGCGTGCGCCGCCCGTGGCATCTCTTTTCTTGGATTCCCGAGTGAGCCGCTCTGGAGCCTCAAAACGTTTGGAGGGTGGCGGGCGCTCCTTGCCTTACAACGCTCTCGCGGCATGGCTCGGCGGGCGCTACGAGCCGACCGGCCCGATGTAGTTTTTTCGACCGGCGGGTTTAGCGCCGGTCCCGTGGTCGCCGCCGCGCGAGATCTCGGTATCCCGTACATCGTCCACAGCGCCGACTCCGTTCCGCCTCGTTCCTCCGCGATGTTCGCCCGGCAAGCGTTTGCTTTTACGACGGTCTTTCGCTCGACCGAAAAGTTCTTCACCGAGCGCCCCGTCACCCGCACCGGCCAGCCGATACGAGACGAGCTTCGGTCGGCGGCGGCAACGGAACGTCCGGAAGGCGAACCGACCGTCTTGGTTATCGGAGGCAGCCAGGGCGCCGAGTTTTTGAACACCTATGTACCGCTTGCCGCGGCGACCGGCCGTTTTCAGGCCCGCGTGATCCATGCCACGGGTCCGAAGCATCTGGAGGTCACGCTCGACCGGATTCGCAAGGCGGGCTTGGGAGAGACCTATCAAGCCGTCCCGTACTTGGAAGCGCCGGCGTTGATCCAGGCGATGAGAAGCGCTACCGTCGTGGTGGCTCGGGCAGGTGGCACCTTGGCGGAGCTCGCTCTCTTCGGTTTGCCGACCGTGCTGGTACCGTTGCCTACCTCCGCGAACGATCACCAGCTCCACAACGCCCGCGAATTCCAAGCGATGGAGGCCGCGACTGTGTTGTGGCAGCCGGATGAGCGCCGCCATCCCGCGCCCGAGGCGAGGCCGGAGGCGATCGCCGAAGCCATCGCCGGATGGCTGTCGGACGCGCCAAGAAGGGAGGCGGCGCGTCACAATCTAAAGGAGTGGGACGTTCCCGACGCCACCGCTCGAATCGTTAGCCTCATCGAGCAAGCCGCTCAGTCCCGTAACGCCTAA
- a CDS encoding FtsW/RodA/SpoVE family cell cycle protein has translation MKRSLGIYDPVLFWLALVATLLGMLFIFDAGYARALSADKGALPPEFRSQLMFVVPAIVLSLVAGAMRPEAWKNGSKALWVVTLLGLFAVEKFGKEMNGAQRWLNVGPIQIQPAEFAKLAAVLYLAGYFATRKVWPKKIAPRKDFAHWLDTIAVPKLRRCLPMVWVLLAVLLIEKEPDLGTGAVVAATAFAMFIPGNVSWKSIVAALAIAGIGAGAMIVKEPYRMGRILNHTSRWDPQNVDDQTFQTVQSELAIASGGVFGVGIGNGRAKHVLPATTTDFIMATVGEETGLLGSLFTLAILGALVWRLLYQAQRATSHFSTLVLYGVGAWFGLQTCVNVMMANGFLPAIGIPLPFISSGGSSLVALWLALGICQSALAPERVEEENPPQRARRSAHLATRSTVPGAARP, from the coding sequence GTGAAGCGCAGCTTAGGAATTTACGACCCTGTCCTGTTTTGGCTCGCCCTCGTGGCGACGCTACTCGGGATGTTGTTCATCTTCGACGCGGGGTACGCCCGAGCACTGTCCGCCGACAAAGGGGCCCTCCCTCCCGAGTTCCGATCGCAGCTTATGTTCGTCGTACCGGCGATCGTGCTGTCGTTAGTCGCGGGGGCGATGCGGCCCGAGGCTTGGAAGAACGGCAGCAAAGCGTTGTGGGTGGTCACCCTCCTCGGCTTGTTCGCGGTAGAGAAGTTCGGCAAGGAAATGAATGGCGCCCAACGGTGGCTCAACGTCGGTCCGATCCAGATCCAGCCCGCCGAGTTCGCCAAGCTTGCCGCCGTCCTGTACCTCGCCGGCTACTTCGCTACTCGTAAGGTTTGGCCGAAGAAGATCGCCCCGAGGAAGGATTTCGCGCATTGGTTAGATACGATCGCGGTGCCCAAGCTGCGGCGTTGCCTTCCGATGGTTTGGGTGCTTCTGGCGGTGCTGCTCATCGAGAAGGAGCCCGATCTGGGGACCGGCGCGGTCGTGGCGGCGACGGCGTTCGCGATGTTTATTCCAGGAAACGTTTCCTGGAAATCGATCGTCGCCGCCCTGGCGATCGCGGGAATCGGGGCCGGTGCGATGATCGTCAAGGAGCCATACCGAATGGGCCGGATCTTGAACCACACGAGCCGGTGGGATCCCCAAAACGTCGACGACCAGACGTTCCAGACCGTCCAGAGCGAACTTGCCATCGCGAGTGGGGGCGTCTTCGGGGTCGGCATCGGCAACGGCCGAGCCAAGCACGTCCTGCCGGCCACCACTACCGACTTCATCATGGCGACGGTGGGCGAGGAAACCGGGCTTCTTGGCTCCCTCTTCACCCTGGCGATTCTAGGCGCGCTGGTATGGCGGCTGCTCTACCAGGCCCAGCGCGCCACCTCGCATTTCTCGACGCTCGTCCTGTACGGGGTGGGCGCGTGGTTCGGTCTTCAAACCTGCGTCAATGTGATGATGGCGAACGGATTCCTACCGGCGATCGGCATCCCGCTCCCGTTCATCAGCTCTGGCGGCTCCAGTTTGGTCGCGCTGTGGCTCGCGCTCGGCATCTGCCAGTCGGCCCTGGCGCCCGAACGGGTAGAGGAGGAGAACCCGCCGCAGCGAGCGCGGCGGTCGGCCCATCTCGCAACTCGATCGACGGTCCCAGGAGCCGCCCGCCCCTGA
- the murD gene encoding UDP-N-acetylmuramoyl-L-alanine--D-glutamate ligase, with translation MMRGKKIAVFGLGRSGLAIGRAALAEGAYPRVFDQKPLESLPKRDAYDEAIAAGIDITLGWDGVLPEDIDLLVANPAVPKDHPTLKLAAVSGIEVISEAEFAYRISKAPIVAITGTNGKSTTTVMTYLCLRACGEDAVLCGNIFGSGYPEMPMTEAAMNSTPDQILVAEISSFQLEWVVGFRPAAAGITNIWPDHLDRYSGFDEYAATKQRIFACQTAEDFAVVKANDPVVRIPGPAKSTLRRGTRPRSRLSIGSSEVEASYPTVFTIGATGEHAQIDDLNLTILDQKIRLEDLPFSEPHNYLNASMAALLAYGVLRFKAARDPDSNAAAVIREAEDTAQARRNSKRSVYSARTSEPSPLALPPQIVEGLKSFHGLAHRMELVGERNRIRVVNNSMCTNPDAVIKSAMSLRDPAHLLIGGVNKGLDFGPLRHYLANHRHRAYLFGTDAADLNKMLGETYPVFRTLDEAFHAATEAAVGGEVIMLAPGCASTDQYKDFRDRGDVFRNLAKEWLSR, from the coding sequence ATGATGCGGGGGAAGAAGATCGCGGTTTTTGGCCTCGGCCGCAGCGGCCTCGCCATCGGCCGGGCCGCCCTCGCGGAGGGAGCCTACCCGCGCGTCTTCGACCAGAAGCCGCTCGAAAGCCTGCCCAAGCGGGACGCTTACGACGAAGCGATCGCCGCCGGCATCGACATAACCCTCGGCTGGGACGGCGTTCTGCCCGAGGATATCGACCTGCTCGTCGCCAACCCCGCAGTCCCGAAAGACCACCCGACTTTGAAGCTCGCCGCCGTCAGCGGAATCGAGGTGATCAGCGAGGCCGAATTCGCCTACCGCATCAGCAAGGCGCCGATCGTGGCGATCACCGGCACCAACGGGAAAAGCACGACGACGGTGATGACCTACCTTTGCTTGCGCGCGTGCGGAGAGGATGCGGTGCTGTGCGGCAACATCTTCGGCTCCGGATACCCGGAGATGCCGATGACCGAAGCGGCGATGAACAGCACGCCGGACCAGATTTTGGTGGCCGAGATCTCGTCGTTCCAGCTCGAATGGGTCGTCGGTTTTCGCCCCGCCGCCGCCGGGATTACCAATATCTGGCCGGACCACCTGGACCGCTACTCCGGGTTCGACGAGTATGCGGCGACCAAACAACGGATCTTCGCGTGCCAGACCGCGGAAGACTTCGCGGTTGTGAAAGCGAACGACCCGGTAGTTAGGATCCCCGGTCCCGCCAAATCCACCCTAAGGCGCGGAACGCGGCCACGGAGCCGATTGTCGATCGGCTCGTCCGAGGTCGAGGCGAGCTATCCGACCGTCTTCACCATCGGCGCTACCGGAGAGCACGCCCAGATCGACGATCTCAACCTCACCATTCTCGACCAGAAGATCCGGCTCGAAGATCTACCGTTTAGCGAGCCGCACAACTACCTGAATGCAAGCATGGCCGCGTTACTTGCCTACGGCGTTCTGCGCTTCAAGGCGGCGAGAGATCCGGACTCAAACGCGGCGGCGGTCATTCGCGAAGCCGAAGATACCGCCCAAGCCCGTCGCAACTCCAAGCGCAGCGTCTACTCGGCGCGAACGTCCGAACCGTCCCCTCTCGCCCTGCCTCCGCAGATCGTCGAGGGGCTAAAAAGCTTTCACGGCCTCGCCCACCGTATGGAGCTGGTAGGCGAGCGGAACCGGATTCGCGTGGTGAACAACTCGATGTGCACCAACCCGGACGCGGTGATCAAGTCGGCGATGTCGCTCCGCGATCCGGCCCACCTGCTGATCGGCGGCGTCAATAAGGGGCTCGATTTCGGGCCGCTTCGCCACTACCTGGCCAACCATCGCCATCGCGCGTACCTTTTTGGCACAGATGCCGCAGATCTGAATAAGATGCTTGGCGAAACCTACCCGGTATTTCGTACACTAGATGAAGCGTTCCATGCGGCCACGGAGGCAGCGGTCGGAGGCGAGGTGATCATGCTCGCTCCCGGTTGTGCCAGTACGGATCAGTACAAGGATTTCCGCGATCGTGGGGACGTGTTCCGGAATCTTGCCAAGGAGTGGCTATCTCGGTGA
- a CDS encoding UDP-N-acetylmuramoyl-tripeptide--D-alanyl-D-alanine ligase, which translates to MKPTPLRVLADLLQGKLSGDPDLRVTGFATDSGGGKPGDLFLAIKGARVDGHEFVAEALRTGAVAAVVERPVDGPHILVENLVDALARMGSTLRSGFDGPVIAITGSAGKTTTKEFVAAALSPLGSVLKSEGNRNTEYTSPLLWMDLEPDHRAVVVEMAMRGFGQIRHLAEFTRPTDALITNIGYSHLEQVGSREGIADAKGELLETLPENGVAILWHEDEFLERLSKKTKAKVRTFGYDPGADCLITSYRALDWDACEVGGTLDGIPWEARLPAVGKHIGLNAAAAVLTVAGLGVAPQEAAEALKGARIPPMRMEIVEHRGARVLLDTYNASPPSMIAAIETLSDLPATGRRRAVIGEMRELGDHREAAHRLVGQALAQNGLDEVILFGEPVHFVREAAMEAGMEASHIGIADSIDDVRAFLDRTEPGDAILIKGSRALELERALKP; encoded by the coding sequence GTGAAGCCTACGCCACTTCGCGTGTTGGCCGACCTGCTGCAAGGGAAGCTTTCCGGCGACCCGGACCTGAGGGTCACCGGTTTTGCCACCGACAGCGGGGGGGGCAAGCCTGGCGATCTCTTCCTTGCGATCAAAGGAGCCCGGGTCGATGGCCATGAGTTCGTGGCGGAAGCTTTAAGGACCGGGGCGGTCGCGGCGGTCGTGGAGCGGCCGGTCGACGGGCCGCACATTTTGGTCGAGAATCTTGTCGACGCTCTTGCCCGAATGGGCTCCACTCTGCGGAGCGGTTTCGATGGCCCGGTGATCGCGATCACCGGCTCGGCGGGGAAAACGACGACGAAGGAGTTCGTCGCGGCGGCCCTCTCGCCGCTGGGCAGCGTGCTGAAGAGCGAGGGGAACCGGAACACGGAGTACACCTCGCCGCTTCTGTGGATGGATCTTGAGCCGGATCATCGCGCCGTCGTCGTGGAAATGGCGATGCGAGGGTTCGGCCAGATTCGCCACCTGGCCGAATTCACCCGTCCCACGGATGCGCTGATTACCAATATCGGCTACTCCCACCTGGAGCAGGTCGGAAGCCGCGAGGGCATCGCGGATGCCAAGGGGGAGCTTTTGGAAACGCTCCCCGAGAACGGGGTAGCGATCCTTTGGCACGAAGACGAGTTTCTCGAGCGGCTCAGCAAGAAGACCAAGGCGAAGGTTCGGACCTTCGGCTACGATCCGGGCGCGGACTGCTTGATCACGAGTTATCGTGCTTTGGATTGGGACGCCTGCGAAGTTGGCGGAACTCTCGACGGAATTCCGTGGGAGGCAAGACTCCCAGCGGTCGGTAAACACATCGGTTTGAACGCGGCGGCGGCGGTCCTCACGGTTGCGGGTCTGGGCGTCGCACCGCAGGAGGCGGCGGAGGCGCTCAAAGGGGCGCGAATTCCGCCGATGCGGATGGAGATCGTGGAGCACCGGGGCGCTCGCGTGTTGCTGGATACCTACAACGCGAGCCCACCCAGCATGATCGCGGCGATCGAGACGCTCTCCGACCTTCCGGCGACGGGGCGAAGGCGAGCGGTGATCGGCGAGATGCGCGAACTGGGGGACCATCGCGAGGCGGCTCATCGTCTCGTTGGCCAGGCTCTGGCGCAGAATGGGCTGGACGAGGTGATCTTGTTCGGCGAGCCGGTGCACTTCGTCCGCGAAGCCGCGATGGAAGCCGGGATGGAAGCGAGCCACATAGGCATCGCCGACTCGATCGACGATGTGCGGGCATTTCTGGATCGAACCGAACCGGGCGACGCCATTCTTATCAAAGGAAGTCGGGCGCTGGAGCTGGAGCGTGCCCTTAAGCCATGA